From Panthera uncia isolate 11264 chromosome E1, Puncia_PCG_1.0, whole genome shotgun sequence, one genomic window encodes:
- the PHB1 gene encoding prohibitin 1 produces the protein MAAKVFESIGKFGLALAVAGGVVNSALYNVDAGHRAVIFDRFRGVQDIVVGEGTHFLIPWVQKPIIFDCRSRPRNVPVITGSKDLQNVNITLRILFRPVASQLPRIFTSIGEDYDERVLPSITTEILKSVVARFDAGELITQRELVSRQVSDDLTERAATFGLILDDVSLTHLTFGKEFTEAVEAKQVAQQEAERARFVVEKAEQQKKAAIISAEGDSKAAELIANSLATAGDGLIELRKLEAAEDIAYQLSRSRNITYLPAGQSVLLQLPQ, from the exons ATGGCTGCCAAAGTGTTTGAGTCCATCGGCAAGTTCGGCCTGGCCTTAGCCGTGGCAGGAGGAGTGGTGAACTCTGCCTTGTATAATG TGGACGCTGGGCACAGAGCTGTCATCTTTGACCGGTTCCGTGGAGTGCAGGACATTGTGGTGGGAGAAGGGACTCACTTCCTCATCCCTTGGGTACAGAAACCTATCATCTTTGATTGCCGCTCTCGACCGCGTAACGTGCCAGTCATCACTGGTAGCAAAG ATTTACAGAATGTCAACATCACCCTGCGCATCCTTTTCCGGCCAGTCGCCAGCCAGCTTCCCCGCATCTTCACCAGCATAGGGGAGGACTACGATGAACGGGTGCTACCGTCCATCACGACGGAGATCCTCAAGTCCGTGGTG GCTCGCTTCGATGCCGGGGAACTGATCACCCAGAGAGAGTTGGTCTCCAGGCAGGTGAGCGATGACCTCACAGAGCGAGCAGCAACCTTTGGGCTCATCCTGGATGACGTGTCCTTG ACGCATCTGACCTTCGGGAAGGAGTTCACAGAAGCAGTAGAGGCCAAACAGGTGGCCCAGCAGGAAGCGGAGAGGGCCAGATTTGTGGTGGAGAAG GCTGAGCAGCAGAAGAAGGCGGCCATCATCTCTGCCGAGGGCGACTCCAAGGCAGCCGAGCTGATCGCCAACTCGCTCGCCACCGCGGGCGACGGCCTCATCGAGCTGCGCAAGCTGGAGGCCGCGGAGGACATCGCCTACCAGCTCTCGCGCTCCCGGAACATCACCTACCTGCCAGCCGGGCAGTCCGTGCTCCTGCAGCTGCCCCAGTGA